TTCTGTAGTGATAGACTCCCTCTAAAGCTCTGAACTACTTGTTAACTTGTGCAGAAGTAAAACTGAAACCAGTAAGGATAGCAAAACGTTGTCATGATCAAACAGATGCAGAAATATGCTGTAACAGATGAGAAATGCATCGTCCTTTCTGCTTGCTTAATGCTTTGACCCTTGATGAGTTCGGGAAGTGTCCCGGTAACCGGTGCTGTGCATGGCTGatgcgcccgcccgccgcccatgAACTTGCTTACTTGCCGCCGGGTTGCCCGTGCACCCGTGACACGGTCATTTGAGGCGCACATGGACTGGACCGGACGCCGTTTGGTGATTGAGGCTTTCATTCATCAGGAGGGTTAAGTCGCGGTTGTGGACTTGTGGCTTTCATTGGTTTGGCTAATGGGGCAGGTCCAGACGCCGTTTGGTGCTCTCGGTGGGCGTTCAGAGAAGGCGCGGTTTGTGGCCTGACTTGCCAAGCCGCCGACCGGCCGACGGCGTCGCTGGCAGGGAGAGCTACCTCGCTCCCACCGGTGGCATTGATGGAGCCGATCACGAGTTCTCCAACGGGCAAATTAACGATCGCAGCAGCGAAAGCAACAGACGAGCAGGTGCAGGCCATGGATCACCTCCGGTGACGTAGAAAACGGCGCTGGAAACAGACGCCATGGATGTGTCCTCTGAGCACGCGGCGCGTAATCGGCAACGGAGACCAGGACCCGCCGAGcacctgtgggctgtggcatCGCCCCAACCGCAAGCGCATCACCTCTTTTCGCGGCGTTCTTCGCCGGCCAAGTGCGCAACCCAGCAAACGCTCCTCTCCTCCTGAATCCTGAGCCGGCTGACCACCACGGtccacggccttcgccttcCCGActtccgcgccgcgccgcgcctggCGAGGAAAAAAGCCTCCAGCAGTCATCTGATCCAGGCCGCAGAACTCGGACGGACGGATCTTGGTGCccaaggggtggacggtatttgaaataccgtccacccccggtAGGTAATCTGGAACAACGACCACCCTCAGGATGCCCAGAAACGCCTCCCCGGCTTCATGTCGTGCCTCGCCAGGGTGCCGCCGCTGTCCGGCAGTCCCTCACGTCCCGTGGATCCGTTGCACTTCCTCTCGAAGGCCTCGCGGCCTGCTCTCTCGCGACTCGCACGGcacgaacggcggcggcggcggacatggAGAGGACGATGTGGCACGTCGGCGTGGCCTGAGCGACCGAGCCGTCGACGCCGGCAGGCACAGGCAGTGCCACCGCGCGTCGCTGAGGTCACTCATGGAATGGACCCGATCACCGGTGAAGGACGGCGCCGGAGACCAGGCCCGCTGAACGACGAGCGCGTGTGGCATCTCCAAAGGCGTATCACTTTGGATCGCGGCGTTAGCTGGCGCTTTTCGCCGGCCAAGTGAGCGGCCCACCTCTGCATCTCCTGAGCCGGCGGACGCCGCCCTTTTGTTCACTCCCTTTttcgccgcgccgcgcctggCGAGGAAGAACGCCTCCTGCAATCATCTGATCCAGGCCGCAGAACTCGGATCGAACGGATCTCGGGTacccagggggtggacggtgaaataccgtccacccccggtCGGTACCTGAAACAACGACCACCCCAGgaaacgccgccgccgcttcatGTCGCGCATCGCCggagcgccaccgccgtccgACCGTCCCATCGCTGCCCTATCGCGCGCGCACGTCGATCGAGGGCCTCGTATGTACCTTTATCTGTCGAGAAGACAGGTGCAAGAATGGTGAGGACGGGATGAGCTGCAGAGATAGAAGGCGCACGGCGCGAACGGAAACGATGACTCTTGTCAAAGGAAGGCTCGCCGACGGCGATGGTGGTGCTGTCGGATACGGCTAGGACGGCTTGACATGGATGTTGCAGTGAGCATCCCCGGTGTTCGTTGGTCTGCCGTTTGTGAAATCCGCCGGGATACACTTGCTCCGGCGTCGCCCGTGCACCGTGTGCGTTCGTGGTGCACGGCGACGACGACTGGACGCCGCCGTCTGGACAGGCCGTTCAGTGAAGCGCTGCGTGGCCTGAGTGAGAGTgagcgggcgagcgggcgaTCTTCCACCGATGCCGTCGGCCAGGTGCAGACAATGCCGCCACGCCCGACGCCCGGGAACACGGATCACGCAGAACGTCGTAAGTTCAGTGTCGTCTTCGCCTTCGATCTGGTTTGCCGAGCGGCCGCTGGCTGGCGGCTGGCGGCTGGCGgctggctgctggctgctggctCGCCTTGGCTCCGCGTGCACTGCTTTGCGCCGGAGGGACGGAGGGTTTTTGACGCGCGGTGCCGCGGTGGCCTAACTCGGACCGATGTGTTCGCATGACAAGGCTATTGAGGGTGCATGTTTGTTCAGATAGCACGTACTTTGTCAAATATTTCACACTTCAGTCTTTTCCGTTCTACATCTTCGTAGCGTAGAGACCTCCACGTTTGAACTAGAAATGTTAGATTTCCCACTGGAGCATGTGTTTTTTCGAGAAAACGTCTCACTGGAGTATGTGTCGATGGGTCTCCCAAATTTGTTCCCTCTTGTTTGGCTTTGGACCCAAATTACTTGTGTCGAGTCGAGACTGGAGACCGATCCTTTCAAAAGGAAAGGAGACTCATGTCAGCACGTGCTGTATGCATCCCAGATCGATGAAAAATACAGTTCAGGtgtttagcaaaaaaaaaaaaagttcagatGGCATATTGGTTTACAGAGTTATAAGCTCAGTTTGGCATGCTACGAACTTGGGTAACCGAAGTTTAGAGcagtcaattttttttttgcaaatctgGGGGACTAAATCGCAAATTGGGTGAAAATGACAACCGCAGCGGTGAAAGCGGGGAAAACTCCCCAACAAAAACGCCGATTCGCCGCACAGCAGAAACAGAGAACACGAGTACGCAGCCTGAACAAAGCTTCCTCCACCGCTGCCTTCCCTTCCTCCGGCGCGCCTGCTGCCATGGGGAAGAGGTGGCTCCCCCTCGAGGCCAACCCGGACGTCATGAATCAGGTACTCCACCTCTCCTCCTGCTTGGTGCCTTGGTTCCGCTTGCGCCTCCGCCTCTCGGTCTTCACGGCGGGGGCCCTGACCCTACACGATCGGTGCAGTTCATGTGGGGACTGGGGGTCCCTGAGGACGTGGGGTTCTGCGACGTGTACGGCCTCGACGACGAGATTCTCGCCATGGTGCCCCAGCCCGTGCTCGCCGTCATCTTGCTCTATCCCCAGGTGATCCCCTATTCCTAGTTGGACCTGCGCTTGCTGAGGTTGCTTGAATCGCTTGCGCGGAGGACCTTATTACTTTGATGTTTTGATGGGCAGGACCGGATCAAGGAATCCCAGGCTTCGATTACCTCACCGGTGGAAACCAAGGTGAGTCTGAATTGTATGAATGTATGGTTGTTCAGATAGTTGGTTTCTATCGAAGATGCCCAACGCCTTTATTGATACAAAGCAGTTTATTCGGTGGAATTAGAGTTGCTTGACTGCTTCTCACTGTAGATGCAGGGAAAGTGGCAAAATGATATTTCAAACTTGTATGTTGATTTTTCTTGTGTGATTGTAGGTGAACATCAATCAGAATGAATTTTTAGTGTCTGCAGTTCTGTACATACTGTTGGCGTATACTTTACATTACTTATCAAACTTATTTATGAATGGTACTATTATTAAAATCTAAGCATGTTCATTCAGGTTTGTTGATATTTCTTCTTTCTTGTAATAAAAGTCTCCTAGTTTTATCTTTCTGGGGTGGTTAATACACATCAGTGGCTAAATGTTTTAATAGATTTGAGGTTGTTATAGTTAGAAGTATCAATAGGTAGTCAAATCAGCTCAGTAATGATGCATTCTTAGCACATAGATCAAAGGTTTCAGTTTCATCAAATACGTGAATCCATGCGTGAGATAAAGCTGGTTTAGTTTGTATGGCGTCGAATCATGCAGGTGAAACTTAACAAACTTGACTGCTGGGTTATTACTGAACTTTGTTAGCTGTCAAGAGTATAgttatgctttttttttccctcattaaTCCTAAAAGGCTCAAAAAACTGAAGCAGGAGCCCAACAAGAAAGTATATTTCACAAGACAGACCATTGGAAACGCCTGTGGAACAGTAGGTATTATTCATGCACTGGGGAATGCTGGTTCCAGAATCAAGCTaggtatttttcttttcctctttcacGAATTTTGAGCTCTTATTTAACTTTGCATCTACGTGTTTGGTTGTCTTAGAATAATCATATAATATGGGAGGTTATTTGATGAAACTCCAAATGTACATGAAAAGTGAAAAATAATCGCCCTAAGTAATCCCACATACTTGGTTTAATCGTGCAAAATTATCAGTCTAGCTGCAAAAAGACATAGCAATGTCCAGCTCAATTTCTTCGGTTAGTATTGCAGTCCATTTGGTCACCAACGTGCAACAGTACTTTGCAATGctctaaaaaaacaaacagTAATTTGCAATTATGCATGATCCTTAAGGGTTAAGAGCATACAATCCTTCAACAGCAATCCTTTTACTGTAGCTATCTTTCACTTGTGGTGAGATCTGATCAGCACTTCATTTACAGGCGAGGGGTCATATTTTAAAAGATTTTATAAACGAACTGCTGACATGGATCCAGTCCAGGTGAGTGGTTCATATGTTACAATTTCAAATGCTTCCATGAAGAGGGATTGCTTCCTATGTTGAACTAACATATTGGGTACTTCATAATTTCAGCGTGCTGCATTTCTTGAGGAGGACCAAGAAATGGAAGATGCTCATTCTGTTGCTGTTTCTGCCGGTGACACAGAGGTTATTACAGCATGTGCCTAGTACATTAATATTTGCACGAGATGTATGGGTTTTACACATGCTGTTACTTTCTGTTGCCACTTGCCAGTGCTTATTAAAATAAAAGTGTGATTTCCAGTTATCAGTGATCATCTGGGAACTAACTGCTAAAACCATTTTGCTCGTCTAAAAAAACAGTTCGGTTACCAGCCAGAGCTGCAGGTTTGCAGCCCGATTTTCTGACCATTGGCCCATATGCCATGTTTTCCTTGCCATCATGTGATTGCATTTGTCATTCTAAATATGTGCATTCTGTGGCGAGTTTTGATGATAATATGTCATTGAGTGAGAATTGAGCATTTTTCATTTATGCACAGTATTCTGAGTAAAAAGGATTGTTATTGAAGAACTGATAATCACAATTAATGGAAACTTTGGTGGAAGATGGCCTTGAGCTTGTTGCATCTTTGGTTGTCATCTGACAGATCTTATTTTACATTGCAGGCCAAGGATGGAGTAATTGAACATTATGTTTGTTTCTCTTGTGTCCATGGTATGTAACATACAAACGCCTACTAAGACACCATAGTTGGAATTTTAGCAAATTCCCAACCATTAATCTGCTAACCCTACCTTTTTTTTTATCCAGGAGAACTTTATGAGCTTGATGGAGGTACCTCGGGGCCAATACCTCATGGCCCTTCGTCCCCTGATACCTTGTTGCAGGTAAATTGATCCACTCATGTTATTTCTTTTCATCAACCATTCTGCATTCAATTTGATGTTCTTAGCTTATTACATGGGAAGACTTGATGGCTGCAAAATTTATACATTAGACATGAGATTTTCTGTCGATGGCTCTTTATTTTCATTAAGACATGTGGATGGTGCTTATGGTTTTGGACATCTTTGTATGCAGGATGCTGCAAAGGTTATAAAAGCGAGAGTTGCACTGTATTCTGAGTCAAACAACTTCAATGTCATGGCTCTTTCAGTCAAGTAGTGATTACATAGCTCCAGAGATCAGCCCTAGAGGTTCCCGTTTGCTGCAACCTCACTTGAGTTCATCGTAGTTAGTATTGTTCTCTTGCCTTTGTTTCAACATTTCGAACATGGGAAAACGAAATAAGATGGCGACCGCAAAGTTGAGCTAGTTGGTACCCACACTTTGCGCCTGTACATAGAAGATTCAGATTTAGAGAACGGCATTTTATTTGCGAACTTTCTGAAGAAATGcatgatgatatgctagatacTACTAACGGAAGTTGCGCGGCGGTGATGGCTGCGTCCATCCTCCCACCTCCGTGCCTGTTGAGACATGCCGACGATGCCGTTCCGCTGTAGCCTGGCGGGCGGACCCCAGTAGTGAGCAAGGTTCAAAATCATAGCACGCCAGCACATTACGGACGGATTCGTGAGTTTTTCAGGATCCCAGCTGCGGTGGCCTCAGAGTCGCCAGGTTGTTCGTCTTTGGCATCGAGTAGTATACGTGTTGAATGACTGGGCTCGAGACACATTCATCCAAATTTCCAATCAGGCTGGTCGTCTGAACTCTGCGAAAGCCTGTACTGCTGGTTGTCTGGTTCGCCGCTCACCGCCCATATCCGCCGCTCGTCTGGGACTTGTCACTCAACCTCGTCGCCTTCCGGCCAAGATAAGTCGTCTCCTTTCCCGTCGTAAAGATAACTAATCTCTACACGCTTTTGTCGTTTCTGTTGGGGAAAAGATACATAAGCAAACGCTCTCATGACATTAATCGAGTGCGTGGCCTTGTTGCCACAAGATAACACTTGTCAGCTGAGACCCATCacccttcgtgttctcgtgcTTTTCATACTCGCTCGCACCGTCCGGTGGTAATTGGTACCATGACCTACGGCAACGGTGCACAGATTATCTCCAAATACAGATAGCAGCGACAGTTTTGACTCTTAGCAGATCCTGAACACTGCGTTTTATTCCTCATTATAAACATGACATCCAAACTAGACATCCACCGTGCAGTACATCCGATCCGCCACTCCGACCAAGAAGAAACGCACTTCTTACTACACAGCAGGCCCCCGGACACATGCACGTACAAAGCACAACATATCATAACGACTAGCTACGGCGACCCGAGACGCTACGGCAGCGACCGTAGGCAGCCATGCCGCGCCGGCGGtggtcgcgcgccgccgccgtcccgcgctgCCGTCCACGTACGCAGGACGCGCGCGATCCACCGCTCGCGTATATGCTCCTTCCTCAAGACCCCTGCGCCTGGTCGATGCGGTGCTGCGCCGCATCCTTGATGTCGCGGGCCTTGGACGCGAGCCGCGCCTTGGCGTGGTCCAGCTGGTCGGCGCCCGGCGGGTGCTTGCCCGTCAGGTACTTGTACATCCACGAGAACACGGAGAGCGCGGCCACGCCGAGGCCGCCGGATGTGACGAACCCGGCCGCCATGAGAGCCAGCGTGATGGCCGCCGGCACCAGCACCGGGCTGAAGATCACCAACACGGGCGTCGCCACGGTGAGCGCAATCACGGTGCCGGCCAGGATCAGCCCCGACAGCACCAGCATAGACCCGCCGGCGGTCGCGGCAGTCGCCGCCTTCAGGGCCGTCATCATGGCGCTCTGCCTCTGCTGCGtctcgccgcgctcgccgccccgGTGGAGGTCGCCGtagcccccgcctcctcctcccatcgCGCCCCGGTGCTGGTCGGCCATGATAAGATAATCTACCGCGTGCCTACGCTGCCCAAGAGCGCTACAGCCGCTAGGACTACGAGTGAGGTGGACGAGGAAGAGGGAGAGTGCGGTGTTTATAGCGGGAGGGGCGCGCGTGGGGATGCGCGGAGGCGCGAGCTCGCGCGGCCGCGTGGGACGCATGCGGGGCTCGTGTCGGGCGCCGCGCGACACCTGGGGTGGTGTCGCGGCACTCGCCGTCTTATGCCATTTCCCTGAGGCGATACGTACGAGGTTTGTGTGGACGACCGACGCCGTTGTTGTTGGATCGGCCGCTCGACGCCGGTGGCAGCGGTGGAGGCCGAATCTGGCGTGGGCCGCGCTGTGCGGGCCGTAGTAATTTGAGCCTTCTCGCCTTCCTCTGTGTTCTGTAAGGGTGGGGATTCTGTCGAGTGACGTGGCAGGCCGACAGTTCCATTCCAACGATTTGTGTGCCCGTCGGCCCATTCACCTCAGACCTCATCACACCCAAAAAAGCTGTACAAAATCCATTCCCATTTCCTCCAACAATTGAAGTGTTTGGCATGGGCCGATTGCCTGATTCCGACGCTGGCGTGGAAAGTCAGGAGAAACACTGTGGTTTTTGCGGAGCCTTGAACGCATGAAGACATTCATGGCTAGATTGCAACATGTCCAAGTATGTCTGAGCATTGGAACACGATAACATTACATAAGATTTGGATCAGGCTCAGAACGCCTGAGGTTGGCTAAAGGAGATGATGGAGGTACTGCCGTATGATAAACTTATATAGGTGGTTGTGAGATTGTGGGCAGTGTGGCATGCACGGTGCAAGGTGATTTATGAGAATATATTTCAAAGTCCATTGCCGACATATTGTTTTGTGGAACGGTTTGTAACAGAATTGGAGATGTTGAAATAAGCCCAAAGTCGCAACAATTGGGCAGATATAGATTCCGAAGTGGATACCCCCTCCGCATGGTCTTGCTAAAAATCAATGTTGATGCGACCATGTCCAAAAACTCAAACACGGCagcagtggcggcggtggggcgaaGTGCTGGTTGGAGCATCAG
This portion of the Setaria viridis chromosome 7, Setaria_viridis_v4.0, whole genome shotgun sequence genome encodes:
- the LOC117862548 gene encoding ubiquitin carboxyl-terminal hydrolase 3 isoform X1, whose amino-acid sequence is MGKRWLPLEANPDVMNQFMWGLGVPEDVGFCDVYGLDDEILAMVPQPVLAVILLYPQDRIKESQASITSPVETKQEPNKKVYFTRQTIGNACGTVGIIHALGNAGSRIKLGEGSYFKRFYKRTADMDPVQRAAFLEEDQEMEDAHSVAVSAGDTEAKDGVIEHYVCFSCVHGELYELDGGTSGPIPHGPSSPDTLLQDAAKVIKARVALYSESNNFNVMALSVK
- the LOC117862548 gene encoding ubiquitin carboxyl-terminal hydrolase 3 isoform X2, which produces MGKRWLPLEANPDVMNQFMWGLGVPEDVGFCDVYGLDDEILAMVPQPVLAVILLYPQDRIKESQASITSPVETKEPNKKVYFTRQTIGNACGTVGIIHALGNAGSRIKLGEGSYFKRFYKRTADMDPVQRAAFLEEDQEMEDAHSVAVSAGDTEAKDGVIEHYVCFSCVHGELYELDGGTSGPIPHGPSSPDTLLQDAAKVIKARVALYSESNNFNVMALSVK
- the LOC117862549 gene encoding uncharacterized protein; the encoded protein is MGRRAHKSLEWNCRPATSLDRIPTLTEHRGRREGSNYYGPHSAAHARFGLHRCHRRRAADPTTTASVVHTNLVRIASGKWHKTASAATPPQVSRGARHEPRMRPTRPRELAPPRIPTRAPPAINTALSLFLVHLTRSPSGCSALGQRRHAVDYLIMADQHRGAMGGGGGGYGDLHRGGERGETQQRQSAMMTALKAATAATAGGSMLVLSGLILAGTVIALTVATPVLVIFSPVLVPAAITLALMAAGFVTSGGLGVAALSVFSWMYKYLTGKHPPGADQLDHAKARLASKARDIKDAAQHRIDQAQGS